In one Meles meles chromosome 17, mMelMel3.1 paternal haplotype, whole genome shotgun sequence genomic region, the following are encoded:
- the ETV3L gene encoding ETS translocation variant 3-like protein, which yields MQCSCRVEGAPAGPGSPWISGVAFPDWACKAEWSPGSRQIQLWHFILELLQKEEFRHVIAWQQGEYGEFVIKDPDEVARLWGRRKCKPQMNYDKLSRALRYYYNKRILHKTKGKRFTYKFNLSRLIVVNYPLWEVWAPPPPHVLLGAPALLRPALLPTSLPSELLHGLLLAQRNTAEQLAGRQTPHGLPEATEDKKGSSSGPRLGSLPGPCQLGPCCLLGSLQDQPPSLASFAPPLPPSLPADWAHLSGPFLPPAPPEQPFPGVSKPDILLPGPRGPTGTRPFLGLPLWAGLGQGGGERLRLLSLRPQGLEVKPHPMMGAKRRLDPREGFSSDIHGPKTGDKSLVSPWLENFKAVWPLDPP from the exons ATGCAGTGCAGCTGCAGAGTGGAGGGCGCCCCTGCCGGCCCGGGCAGCCCCTGGATCTCAG gcgTGGCCTTCCCGGACTGGGCCTGCAAGGCCGAGTGGTCCCCGGGCTCCCGGCAGATCCAGCTGTGGCACTTCATCCTGGAGCTGCTGCAGAAGGAGGAGTTCCGCCATGTCATCGCCTGGCAGCAGGGAGAGTACGGCGAGTTCGTCATCAAGGATCCCGACGAGGTGGCCCGCCTCTGGGGCCGCAGGAAGTGCAAACCCCAGATGAACTACGACAAGCTGAGCCGGGCCCTCAG ATACTACTACAATAAGAGGATCCTGCACAAGACCAAAGGCAAACGGTTCACGTACAAGTTCAACCTCAGCCGGCTGATCGTGGTCAACTACCCGCTGTGGGAGGTGTGGGCTCCACCGCCCCCCCATGTGCTGCTGGGGGCCCCCGCCCTCCTCCGGCCAGCCCTGCTGCCCACGAGCTTGCCCAGCGAG CTCCTGCACGGCCTGCTGCTTGCCCAGCGGAACACGGCGGAGCAGCTGGCTGGACGCCAGACCCCCCACGGGCTGCCAGAGGCCACCGAGGACAAGAAGGGGAGCAGCAGCGGCCCCC GCCTCGGCTCTCTCCCGGGCCCCTGCCAGCTCGGCCCTTGCTGCCTCCTGGGGAGCCTCCAAGACCAGCCACCCAGCCTGGCGTCCttcgcccctcccctccccccctccctccctgccgaCTGGGCCCACCTCTCAGGGcccttcctgcctcctgcccccccaGAGCAGCCGTTCCCAGGGGTCTCCAAGCCAGACATCCTgctcccagggcccaggggcCCCACGGGGACCCGCCCCTTTCTGGGCCTCCCCctgtgggctgggctgggacaGGGGGGTGGTGAGAGGCTCCGGCTCTTGTCGCTGAGGCCCCAGGGCCTGGAGGTGAAGCCCCATCCCATGATGGGTGCAAAGAGACGCCTGGATCCCAGGGAGGGCTTCTCCTCAGACATTCACGGACCCAAAACTGGGGACAAAAGCCTCGTGTCCCCCTGGCTGGAGAACTTCAAGGCAGTATGGCCCTTGGACCCTCCTTAG